From Amphiprion ocellaris isolate individual 3 ecotype Okinawa chromosome 10, ASM2253959v1, whole genome shotgun sequence, one genomic window encodes:
- the LOC111568649 gene encoding 5-beta-cholestane-3-alpha,7-alpha-diol 12-alpha-hydroxylase-like, producing the protein MGVLLPILLALFAALIGGLYLLGVFRQRRPGEPPLDKGCIPWLGHVLEFRRDTLKFLERMKQQYGDVFTVQLGGFYFTFLQDPLSFGAFVKESREKLDFNKFARHLVHRVFGYVAIEGHHQVLQTSSNKHLKGDGLEVMTQAMTSNLQNLMLHNVGSAADQRTWVEDGLFMYSYNIVFRAGYLSLYGNAPHKSEGGEEKAKERDRAESDALFSEFRKYDQLFPNLAYGVLPPRQKMEAERLKSLFWDTLAVQKVKTRDNIGGWVWDMQQALDEKGVEESMIDRYMLVLLWASQGNTGPSAFWLLLFLMKHPEAMTAVREEVDKVLKESGQEVQHGGPLINLTRQMLMKTPILDSAVEETLRLTAAPLLTRAVLQDLTLKMADGREYLIRKGDRMSVFPYSAVHLDPEVHPDPHSFKYDRFLNPDGSKKTDFYKGGKRVKYYNMPWGAGVSMCPGRFFATNELKQFVFLMLVYFEFELKNPEEKIPEIDFKRWGFGSMQPVRDVQFQYRLKY; encoded by the coding sequence ATGGGTGTTCTGCTGCCAATACTACTTGCCTTGTTCGCGGCTCTGATCGGAGGGCTGTATCTTCTCGGGGTCTTTCGACAACGGCGACCAGGAGAACCCCCTCTTGACAAAGGGTGCATTCCGTGGCTGGGTCATGTTCTTGAATTTCGCAGGGACACTCTTAAGTTCCTAGAGAGGATGAAGCAGCAGTACGGTGATGTATTCACAGTGCAGCTgggaggcttttattttacattcctTCAGGACCCTCTGTCGTTTGGGGCTTTTGTGAAAGAGAGTCGAGAAAAACTGGACTTTAATAAGTTTGCCAGACACCTGGTGCACAGAGTGTTTGGTTACGTCGCTATTGAGGGTCATCACCAAGTCCTCCAGACATCCAGCAACAAGCATCTTAAAGGGGATGGCCTGGAGGTAATGACACAAGCCATGACAAGTAATTTACAGAACCTGATGTTGCACAACGTTGGCTCAGCTGCAGACCAAAGAACCTGGGTAGAAGATGGACTGTTTATGTACAGCTACAACATTGTTTTTAGAGCCGGCTATTTGTCCCTCTATGGCAATGCACCACACAAGTCagaaggaggtgaggagaaagccaaagagagagacagagctgaATCAGATGCCTTGTTTTCCGAGTTTCGGAAATATGACCAACTTTTCCCCAACCTGGCTTACGGGGTCCTGCCACCAAGGCAGAAGATGGAAGCAGAACGGTTGAAGTCACTCTTCTGGGACACTCTGGCAGTGCAGAAGGTGAAGACCAGGGACAACATCGGTGGCTGGGTGTGGGACATGCAGCAGGCCTTAGATGAGAAAGGTGTGGAGGAGTCAATGATAGACAGGTATATGCTTGTGCTTCTTTGGGCCTCTCAGGGTAACACAGGGCCTTCTGCATTCTggctgctcctcttcctcatgAAACACCCAGAGGCCATGACAGCAGTGAGGGAAGAGGTAGATAAAGTCCTGAAGGAATCTGGCCAGGAAGTCCAGCATGGCGGCCCCTTAATCAACCTGACCCGTCAAATGCTGATGAAAACCCCAATCTTGGACAGCGCTGTAGAAGAGACCCTCCGACTCACCGCTGCACCCCTCCTCACCCGGGCAGTGCTTCAGGATCTCACCCTCAAGATGGCTGATGGCCGCGAATACCTGATTCGCAAGGGCGATAGAATGTCAGTTTTTCCCTACAGTGCTGTTCATCTCGACCCCGAAGTCCATCCTGATCCACATTCCTTCAAATATGACCGCTTCCTGAATCCAGATGGGAGcaagaaaactgatttttacaAAGGAGGGAAAAGGGTGAAGTATTACAACATGCCCTGGGGTGCTGGAGTCTCCATGTGTCCTGGGCGCTTCTTTGCCACCAATGAGTTGAAGCAGTTTGTTTTCCTCATGTTAGTCTATTTTGAGTTTGAGCTGAAGAATCCTGAGGAGAAGATTCCTGAAATTGACTTCAAGCGATGGGGCTTTGGATCCATGCAGCCCGTCAGAGATGTTCAGTTTCAATACAGACTCAAATATTAG
- the LOC111568654 gene encoding 5-beta-cholestane-3-alpha,7-alpha-diol 12-alpha-hydroxylase-like, with product MPKESVMGVLLPILLALFAALIGGLYLLGVFRQRRPGEPPLDKGCIPWLGHVLEFRRDTLKFLERMKQQYGDVFTVQLGGFYFTFLQDPLSFGAFVKESREKLDFTEFARHLVGRVFGYIAIEGHHQVLQTSSNKHLKGDGLEVMTQSMTSNLQNVMLHNVGSAAGQRTWVEDGLFLYSYNIVFRAGYLSLYGNAPHKSEGGEEKAKERDRAESDALFSEFRKYDQLFPNLAYGVLPPRQKMEAERLKSLFWDTLAVQKVKTRDNIGGWVWDMQQALDEKGVEESMIDRYMLVLLWASQGNTGPSAFWLLLFLMKHPEAMTAVREEVDKVLKESGQEVQHGGPLINLTRQMLMKTPILDSAVEETLRLTAAPLLTRAVLQDLTLKMADGRKYLIRKGDRMSVFPYSAVHLDPEVHPDPHSFKYDRFLNPDGSKKTDFYKGGKRVKYYNMPWGAGVSMCPGRFFATNELKQFVFLMLVYFEFELKNPEEKIPEIDFKRWGFGSMQPVRDVQFQYRLKY from the coding sequence ATGCCAAAGGAATCAGTCATGGGTGTTCTGCTGCCAATACTGCTTGCCTTGTTCGCGGCTCTGATCGGAGGGCTGTATCTTCTCGGGGTCTTTCGACAACGGCGACCAGGAGAACCCCCTCTTGACAAAGGGTGCATTCCGTGGCTGGGTCATGTTCTTGAATTTCGCAGGGACACTCTTAAGTTCCTAGAGAGGATGAAGCAGCAGTATGGTGATGTATTCACAGTGCAGCTgggaggcttttattttacattcctTCAGGACCCTCTATCATTTGGGGCTTTTGTGAAAGAGAGTCGAGAAAAACTGGACTTTACCGAGTTTGCCAGACACCTGGTGGGCAGAGTGTTTGGTTACATCGCTATTGAGGGTCATCACCAAGTCCTCCAGACATCCAGCAACAAGCATCTTAAAGGGGATGGCCTGGAGGTAATGACACAATCCATGACAAGTAATTTACAGAACGTGATGTTGCACAACGTTGGCTCAGCTGCAGGCCAAAGAACCTGGGTAGAAGATGGACTGTTTTTGTACAGCTACAACATTGTTTTTAGAGCTGGCTATTTGTCCCTCTATGGCAATGCACCACACAAGTCagaaggaggtgaggagaaagccaaagagagagacagagctgaATCAGATGCCTTGTTTTCCGAGTTTCGGAAATATGACCAACTTTTCCCCAACCTGGCTTACGGGGTCCTGCCACCAAGGCAGAAGATGGAAGCAGAACGGTTGAAGTCCCTCTTCTGGGACACTCTGGCAGTGCAGAAGGTGAAGACCAGGGACAACATCGGTGGCTGGGTGTGGGACATGCAGCAGGCCTTAGATGAGAAAGGTGTGGAGGAGTCAATGATAGACAGGTATATGCTTGTGCTTCTTTGGGCCTCTCAGGGTAACACAGGGCCTTCTGCATTCTggctgctcctcttcctcatgAAACACCCAGAGGCCATGACAGCAGTGAGGGAAGAGGTAGATAAAGTCCTGAAGGAATCTGGCCAGGAAGTCCAGCATGGCGGCCCCTTAATCAACCTGACCCGTCAAATGCTGATGAAAACCCCAATCTTGGACAGCGCTGTAGAAGAGACCCTCCGACTCACCGCTGCACCCCTCCTCACCCGGGCAGTGCTTCAGGATCTCACCCTCAAGATGGCTGATGGCCGCAAATACCTGATTCGCAAGGGCGATAGAATGTCAGTTTTTCCCTACAGTGCTGTTCATCTCGACCCCGAGGTCCATCCTGATCCTCATTCCTTCAAATATGACCGCTTCCTGAATCCAGATGGGAGcaagaaaactgatttttacaAAGGAGGGAAAAGGGTGAAGTATTACAACATGCCCTGGGGTGCTGGAGTCTCCATGTGTCCTGGGCGCTTCTTTGCCACCAATGAGTTGAAGCAGTTTGTTTTCCTCATGTTAGTCTATTTTGAGTTTGAGCTGAAGAATCCTGAGGAGAAGATTCCTGAAATTGACTTCAAGCGATGGGGCTTTGGATCCATGCAGCCCGTCAGAGATGTTCAGTTTCAATACAGACTCAAATATTAG